In a genomic window of Ipomoea triloba cultivar NCNSP0323 chromosome 3, ASM357664v1:
- the LOC116012719 gene encoding cation transporter HKT8-like, which produces MMMRSALRLAFRVNPFLLELSYFIVLSLVGFLALKLSKPRPISFKLQDLDVFFTAVSSATVSSMSTVEMEVFSNLQLIFMTFLMFLGGECFTSWLGLHLFKSKVSTRERVLEKNPKVDSLSSNITTTTTATISGQVELGLVTNNYKYYQDPNPEDAKSSVQIEIVENNFGCVRVLASVVLSYILVIHVVGSTLVAMYIGLVPTAKQVLKRKGLELTTFAVFTTVSTFSNCGFVPTNENMIAFNKNPGLLLILIPQILLGNTLYPVCLRLSIWVLERATRRPVFKQILGSPNGLGYGHLFSGRRSGFLAATVFGLIFLQLAVFLALEWGSDSIAGLTGYEKFVGSLFVVVNSRHTGESILDLSALAPAVLALFVVMMYLPPDTTFFPIRDENNNSKTKGCSPKKFSIIEKILLSPLGNLAIFIILICITEREKMKEDPLNFNVLNIVVEVISAYGNVGFSTGYSCARQIKAEGQCEDKQFGFVGRWSNMGKLILIIVMFFGRLKKYHMKGGKAWKLS; this is translated from the exons ATGATGATGAGGAGTGCCCTTAGGTTAGCGTTTCGAGTAAACCCATTTTTGTTAGAACTAAGTTACTTCATAGTCCTCTCCCTAGTAGGGTTCTTGGCTTTGAAGCTTTCCAAGCCAAGACCCATCTCGTTTAAGCTCCAAGACTTGGACGTCTTCTTCACCGCCGTCTCCTCCGCCACTGTCTCCAGCATGTCCACGGTGGAGATGGAGGTTTTCTCCAACCTCCAGCTTATTTTCATGACGTTTTTGATGTTCCTAGGTGGGGAGTGTTTCACATCCTGGCTTGGGCTTCATTTGTTCAAGTCCAAGGTTTCCACCAGAGAACGAGTTTTAGAGAAAAACCCTAAGGTTGATTCTTTAAGCAGCAAcatcactaccaccaccaccgccactaTTTCTGGTCAAGTTGAGTTAGGTTTGGTCACgaataattataagtattaccAGGACCCGAACCCAGAAGATGCAAAGTCTAGTGTCCAAATAGAAATAGTTGAGAATAATTTTGGGTGTGTACGGGTTTTAGCGAGTGTTGTCTTGTCGTATATCCTAGTGATTCATGTTGTCGGGTCTACCTTAGTGGCCATGTACATAGGACTTGTCCCAACTGCAAAACAAGTGTTGAAACGAAAAGGCCTTGAGCTGACAACCTTTGCAGTGTTCACAACGGTTTCCACATTTTCAAACTGTGGGTTTGTCCCCACAAACGAAAACATGATTGCTTTCAACAAAAACCCGGGGCTCCTCCTCATCCTCATCCCACAAATCTTGCTGGGCAACACCCTCTACCCAGTTTGCCTTAGGCTCTCCATTTGGGTTCTAGAGAGAGCCACGAGGAGACCAGTTTTTAAGCAAATCTTGGGCAGCCCAAATGGGTTGGGTTATGGGCACTTATTCTCCGGCCGCCGGTCCGGGTTCTTGGCGGCCACGGTTTTTGGGCTCATATTTTTGCAGTTGGCGGTGTTTTTGGCGTTGGAGTGGGGCTCGGACTCCATTGCTGGGCTCACTGGTTATGAGAAGTTTGTGGGGTCTTTGTTTGTGGTTGTGAATTCTCGCCACACTGGAGAATCGATCCTGGATCTCTCTGCCCTTGCTCCCGCGGTCTTGGCGTTGTTTGTCGTCATGAT GTATCTTCCGCCGGATACAACATTTTTTCCCATTAGGGATGAAAATAACAATTCAAAAACAAAAGGATGTAGTCCAAAAAAATTtagtattattgaaaaaatattgttatCACCGTTGGGCAATTTAGCCATCTTCATAATCCTCATCTGCATCACagaaagagagaaaatgaaGGAAGACCCTCTCAACTTCAACGTCCTCAACATTGTTGTTGAAGTCATCAG TGCATATGGGAACGTGGGGTTTTCCACTGGATACAGTTGTGCGAGACAAATAAAAGCTGAGGGCCAATGCGAAGATAAACAGTTTGGGTTTGTTGGAAGATGGAGTAATATGGGAAAGTTGATTCTTATAATTGTCATGTTTTTTGGAAGGCTTAAGAAGTATCACATGAAAGGTGGCAAAGCATGGAAATTATCATAA